Genomic window (Dictyoglomus thermophilum H-6-12):
AAATGGGAATAAAAGTAAGGAAATAAGAGATTATTTACTTAGAAAGGGGGGTATTGAGGAATCACCTACAAATCCTTATGAATTATGGAGATTAAAATTAAAGGGAAGTACCTTTGTGTACTATACTTCTGGTAAACTTTATAGTACTCAATCAGAAGAGGCTGAAGAGATATGGAAAGAAATAGATTCGTTAGTGGAAGATAATTTTGATCTATCTAAGGATTATGTTTTAGGTTTTGATGAGGTAGGAAAAGGTGAAGTTTTTGGTCCGATAATAACCTGTGGAGTACTTATAAAGAGAGATTATATTTCTCAAATACCTTCTGAATTGAAGACCCCCGATACTAAGAAGTCTCATGATTTTGAGTATTGGACCAGGATATTGAGTATTATTAATAGATATATTTCTGATGTTTTTTTCTATGCTATTGATCTCATACAACCTCGAGAGATTGACCGTTTTAACATTAATCAACTTTTGGATTTGTCGTATACAAAACTTATTAAAAGATTAATGGAAGGTTTGCCTTCTGGAGTAGAAGCAAGGGTTGTGATTGACGATTATGGAGTAGGGGAAGGGTTGAAAAAGTTTTTGGAGAAGGAAAGGAAAGAGAGTAATTTTGAATATATTTTTGCTATCGATTCTGAAGATAAGTTTTTAGAGGTAAAGCTTGCATCTTTAATTGCAAAGGCTCATAGGGAGAGGATATTAAAATTTTTACAGGAGATATATGAAATTCCAGGAAATTTGATAAAAGGAAATATGTCTAACAAAGAGTTGGAATTGTTTTTGGTAAATTATTCTTACATTGATTCTTGGTTTATTAGAAAATCTTTTGGCAATAAGGTTAAAAAAGAAAAACCTTCTTTTTATAACTTAATATCCGAAGAGGGGAAATTTAGATGTTTCTTTTGTGGTAAAGAAGGTAATGAGGTATTTTTAAGAAATTATAAATTCATATGCCCCTTTTGTGATAAGGAAATGAAGGATCTTGATTTAGCTATGAAATATCATAGTGGTGTTATAAAAGTAGATAAAGAAAATTTTGAGCCAATTTTTGAAGTTGTAAAAAATTCTCACTTACTTGATGGATTTGGTTTTATTGTTGATCATGCTTTAAAAGAATACTTTATTTATTATGAAAGTATAGGCAGAATATTAACTCTTAATAAAACTCCTTCTAAATTTATAACCTCAAAGATTAAGGGAGATAGAGTAGTTTTTTCCCTTTTCAGGAATGTCGATAATATTTAGTTTATAAGGAACGTTTGATGGATGGATTTCAAAAACTAAGTAGCCTTCTTTTAACTCTCCAGGTTTTAAGTAATTCCTTAAAAAAGTATTGTAATCTTTAAAAGTGTAGTATATGCTCCCAAAAGCGCTTACAGGATGGCTTTTTCCATCGTCATCAATCAGGTTGAAATTATTAGCGGTAATTAATATCTCCTTTTGGGTTTTATTCCATAAAAACAGATTAATTACATAGAATACACCTTCGGGGAGATATTTAAAATCTGAATATAGTGGAAGTTCTTCTACTTTTTGTATTTTTTGTATGTATACTACTAAGCCGTCAAGATTTTCTCCTTTGACTTCTTTGCCTTGAATTAAAAGAGGAACAGTCTCCCCAAAAGATAAACTAAGAAGAATTAAGCATACCAAAATTATGAATATACTCCACTTTTTCATTTATTATCCCCCTCAGTTTTTTGTTTAATTATAGCATATTTACAGGAGTAAGGTAGGATTAACTCCTACCTTACTCCTTAACAGCGCCTCGGGTTAGGCCTGAAACTATGAGATTTTGGAGGGATAAGAATAGTATAACAATGGGTAAGGCTCCAACGATGGATGCTGCAGCAAAATCTCCCCATCTCACATCATATAGTCCTGAGATAAAATTTCTTAAGCCAACAGCAAAGGTGTATTTAGAGGGATCTTTTAATATAATACTTGCTAACAAAAAGTCCGAGTATGTTCCAATAAAGGAATTAATTGCGACTACTGCTAAGATGGGAGTGGCAAGAGGAAGGATTATCTTGTAATAGGCTTGAAATCTTGTAGCACCATCAATTAAAGCTGATTCTTCTAAAGAGTCAGGAATACTGTCAAAAAATCCCTTCATAAGCCATATATTGTAGGGGATTCCTCCCCCAAGATAGACCATTATTAATCCTGATAGGGTATTTAAGCCTAAAAAGGGAATATATTTACCAATATGGAAGAGTAGCAAATATACTGCTACCATACCCATTACTGCTGGGAACATTTGTAAAATAAGTAAGGTTAGGAGAGAATACTTTTTACCCCAAAAATTAAATCTTGAAAAAGCGTAGGCTGCAAGGGATACAAAGAATACTGTGAGAATAGCAGTGGTCAATGATACTATTAGGGAGTTCTTAATCCAGTTAAAAAAACCAATTTCTTTTAAATTAGAATAATGTTCAAATGTTAATACTTCGGGAATTAATCTTTGTCCTACAAGCCCGCCTCCAGCTCTTAATGAGGCTGATATAGTCCATACTACTGGGAAAAAGGTGAATATTAGAATAAACCATATTATTAGATGTTTTGGAACTTGATCTAAAAATTTATTTCTCCTCATTCGTATCTCACCTCTCGTTTAAACATTCCAGATATCCAAAAGTTGAAAAGACTTAGGGAGGCTACAATTATAAATACAATTATAGAGATGGTAGCTGCGAGGCCATAATCTTGACCCCTTCCGCCTTCAAAAGCAAGTTTGTAAGTATATGAAATGAGAATATCGGTGGTTCCTGCCACTGAGGATACATCAGCCATAGGAGGTTTTCCTCCAGTAAGGAGATATATTACGTTGAAATTATTAAAGTTAAAGGCAAAAGTGCCAACAATAAGAGGGCCTATAGCAGTGAGTAAGAGAGGAAGAGTTATATTTTTAAGCTGTTGAAAATAACTTGCACCATCCACCTTTGCTGCTTCGTAGAGCTCTTCTGGAATGCTTTGGAGAGAACCAAGACATACAGTCATGGCATAGGGATATCCCAACCATAGATTAACAATAAATAAAGCAAGTCTTGCCCATTTCGTTTCTAAAAACCATGGTATCTTTACTCCAAAAAGAGAAGAGAGTATTCTGTTTACTACTCCCACCTCTGTGTTTAGAAGGCCAACCCAAATAAGTAAGGATATAAAAGAGGGAATGGCCCATGGTATAATGAGTAGGGTGCGGTATATTCCTTTGAATTTTAAATTTTTATCGTTCATGAGTAGAGCTAAGAATAGTCCAAAGGCGAAATTTATAAAAGTAGTTAAAGTTGCCCATAGGACGTTCCAGGTGAAGACTCTAACAAAGGGTTTTGAAACCCGTTCGTCTTTAAAGAGTCTTAAGAAATTTTCTAAACCTACATAGGTTACAAAACCAGGTAAAATTTCTTGCCCATTTGGTCTTACAAAGAATCCATTTTGGGGGACCAACTTTTCTCCTGTAAGATTGTCTATTAGAACATCTTCTTCTGGAATGTATTTATACCTCTGCTTATAAGTGGAAAAATTATTTAAATCTGACATCTGTAAAAAAATGCCATTCCCAATTTCAATTTTTAAGTTTTGCAATTTAGATATCTCAGAATATTTTTGGGTTTGAGGAAGCAGTTTATAACCAGCATATTCTGAGGGGAAATCTCCTTCAGCTATTTTTATTAATTTTTTATCCTCTACCTTATAAATATTATTGTTCTCGTCCTTAAAAAGAAGTAATATATCGCCAATTTTACTTTTATAAATTTCATACTTAAAATTTTGAGTATTTTCTGGCAAAAAAGTTTCTTTTTCTAATTGTTCTATTACTTGTGTCTTGGTTAGGATGTGTCCTGTTCCGTAATTTGTAAAGGCAATTTGAATTGTGTAGATGATAGGATAAATCATGAACATAAACATGAGTAGAAAAGCTGGTACAATGTATTTCCAAGGATAGGTTTTAGGATTAACTATTAAAAGAGCAAATAAAAAAGTTGCAAGAAAGAAGATTAAACCCCATATGAAACCTGCGATCATGCTTAAAATGTAGCTAAAAAATATTCCAATCACTACTACAATTCCAGCGTATATTATAGGAAGAAAAGATATGAAAAAACTCATAAATTCCCTCCTTTTTTTTAGAGAGGAGAGGAAAAATGGATCCTCTCCTCTCTGAGATCTTTAAGATCTTTTTATTTTCTGGCTTTTAAGATGGCATCTTTTATTTGGGCCACAGCTTCTTTAAGGGCTACGTCAGGAGCCTTTTTACCAGAGGTTATTAGAGTCAAAGCATCTCCCATATAGCTCCATACAGGTCCCATTTCGGGAATATTAGGCATAGGTATTCCATCAGCTGCACTTGCTCCAAAGGCTTTAATATCAGGATTTGAAGAAACCACTCTATAGGCATCTTTCCTGGCAAGAATTCTTGGGTCAGTTTCAAATAATTTGAGCTCTAGTTCTTTTGTTGCAAGGACTTCTAAAGCAAAGGTTTTTAGAATGGCAATATTAGGAGATCTTGAGTTTATCATAAATCCTTGTACTCCCACAAAAGGTCTCATGGGTTTTCCATCTATCTTAGGAAGTTTTGCCACACCATAATTTATTTTTGCTTTCTTTATATTGTCAATTTCCCATGGACCATTTATCATCATACCTAATTTACCTTCTGAGAAGAGGCTTGTGGTTGTTTGATAATCTACTCCTTGCTTTAAGATTCCTTCTTTAAATAAGTTGACAAGTTTTTCTACTCCTTTTATAGCTCCTTCGTTTGCAAGTCCAATGTCTAAAGGATCGAGACCATTGGGTGTTTCTTTAAATACATACCCACCTAATGCGGAGAAGAATGGGAAACTGAAGTAAAAGTTGTTGTAATCATAAAGGAAGCCGTAAATTCCTCCCTTTGTTAAATTTTTTGCTATCCTTACTAACGATTCATAGGTGGTAGGAGGATTAGGAACCAAATTCTTGTTATATATTAATGCTACAGCCTCCATGGAATAAGGAATTCCGTAAAGTTT
Coding sequences:
- the malF gene encoding maltose ABC transporter permease MalF — its product is MSFFISFLPIIYAGIVVVIGIFFSYILSMIAGFIWGLIFFLATFLFALLIVNPKTYPWKYIVPAFLLMFMFMIYPIIYTIQIAFTNYGTGHILTKTQVIEQLEKETFLPENTQNFKYEIYKSKIGDILLLFKDENNNIYKVEDKKLIKIAEGDFPSEYAGYKLLPQTQKYSEISKLQNLKIEIGNGIFLQMSDLNNFSTYKQRYKYIPEEDVLIDNLTGEKLVPQNGFFVRPNGQEILPGFVTYVGLENFLRLFKDERVSKPFVRVFTWNVLWATLTTFINFAFGLFLALLMNDKNLKFKGIYRTLLIIPWAIPSFISLLIWVGLLNTEVGVVNRILSSLFGVKIPWFLETKWARLALFIVNLWLGYPYAMTVCLGSLQSIPEELYEAAKVDGASYFQQLKNITLPLLLTAIGPLIVGTFAFNFNNFNVIYLLTGGKPPMADVSSVAGTTDILISYTYKLAFEGGRGQDYGLAATISIIVFIIVASLSLFNFWISGMFKREVRYE
- a CDS encoding ribonuclease HII; this translates as MYGRTWKLNGNKSKEIRDYLLRKGGIEESPTNPYELWRLKLKGSTFVYYTSGKLYSTQSEEAEEIWKEIDSLVEDNFDLSKDYVLGFDEVGKGEVFGPIITCGVLIKRDYISQIPSELKTPDTKKSHDFEYWTRILSIINRYISDVFFYAIDLIQPREIDRFNINQLLDLSYTKLIKRLMEGLPSGVEARVVIDDYGVGEGLKKFLEKERKESNFEYIFAIDSEDKFLEVKLASLIAKAHRERILKFLQEIYEIPGNLIKGNMSNKELELFLVNYSYIDSWFIRKSFGNKVKKEKPSFYNLISEEGKFRCFFCGKEGNEVFLRNYKFICPFCDKEMKDLDLAMKYHSGVIKVDKENFEPIFEVVKNSHLLDGFGFIVDHALKEYFIYYESIGRILTLNKTPSKFITSKIKGDRVVFSLFRNVDNI
- a CDS encoding DUF4352 domain-containing protein: MKKWSIFIILVCLILLSLSFGETVPLLIQGKEVKGENLDGLVVYIQKIQKVEELPLYSDFKYLPEGVFYVINLFLWNKTQKEILITANNFNLIDDDGKSHPVSAFGSIYYTFKDYNTFLRNYLKPGELKEGYLVFEIHPSNVPYKLNIIDIPEKGKNYSISLNL
- the malE gene encoding maltose/maltodextrin ABC transporter substrate-binding protein MalE, encoding MKKILILSLLLIIVFSLSQAAVPGKITIWTSEAQVKALREFVKNFSNKYGIPVEVNEVSFSDIKPKFITSAPTGEGPDIIVGAHDWIGELVINGLLLPIDFLPKNVLDQFTPVTLQAMSYGGKLYGIPYSMEAVALIYNKNLVPNPPTTYESLVRIAKNLTKGGIYGFLYDYNNFYFSFPFFSALGGYVFKETPNGLDPLDIGLANEGAIKGVEKLVNLFKEGILKQGVDYQTTTSLFSEGKLGMMINGPWEIDNIKKAKINYGVAKLPKIDGKPMRPFVGVQGFMINSRSPNIAILKTFALEVLATKELELKLFETDPRILARKDAYRVVSSNPDIKAFGASAADGIPMPNIPEMGPVWSYMGDALTLITSGKKAPDVALKEAVAQIKDAILKARK
- a CDS encoding sugar ABC transporter permease — encoded protein: MRRNKFLDQVPKHLIIWFILIFTFFPVVWTISASLRAGGGLVGQRLIPEVLTFEHYSNLKEIGFFNWIKNSLIVSLTTAILTVFFVSLAAYAFSRFNFWGKKYSLLTLLILQMFPAVMGMVAVYLLLFHIGKYIPFLGLNTLSGLIMVYLGGGIPYNIWLMKGFFDSIPDSLEESALIDGATRFQAYYKIILPLATPILAVVAINSFIGTYSDFLLASIILKDPSKYTFAVGLRNFISGLYDVRWGDFAAASIVGALPIVILFLSLQNLIVSGLTRGAVKE